The Candidatus Binatia bacterium genome has a window encoding:
- the rlmD gene encoding 23S rRNA (uracil(1939)-C(5))-methyltransferase RlmD → MPRVRIESLSQGPHAIARVEGKVHLVRGGAPGDLAEIEVTEDKGKFAYARIAELFEPGPTRRDPPCRYVPECGGCGWQHLDEDSQRDTKQKSIEEVFARTDGLAGTTIDPILAASAPLAYRRRLSLRVERKEVGFFAGGSHNLIPIDECLLGVPALAGGIELARRWVRRLETRINRIELAWTGESDRMALIGQCDGALADGDRASSEALLREESRLSTLVLHGRGFYHALGMDRIRVELPGEEMHVRAGAFSQVSDSGNHQLISTMLSFAEVTSETRVADLYAGAGNLSIPLARSGASVLGIERDRRGIEALRANAERLQLHNLEGRIGHVHRTLPRYPAGSFDLIVLDPPRSGAAEAIDEFLRLLPRKIVYVSCNPTTLARDLGRLCVSYRIEQVVPIDLFPQTPHTEAVARLVRKS, encoded by the coding sequence TGCGAATCGAATCCCTCAGTCAGGGCCCTCACGCAATTGCTCGCGTCGAAGGAAAGGTGCATCTGGTCCGAGGGGGAGCGCCGGGGGATCTCGCCGAGATCGAAGTGACCGAAGATAAAGGCAAGTTTGCCTACGCAAGGATCGCCGAACTTTTCGAGCCCGGTCCGACCAGACGCGACCCGCCCTGCCGCTACGTACCCGAGTGCGGCGGATGCGGATGGCAACACCTCGACGAAGACTCGCAACGCGACACCAAGCAGAAGAGCATCGAGGAAGTATTCGCCCGCACCGACGGCCTTGCGGGTACCACGATTGACCCGATTCTGGCGGCTTCCGCCCCTCTGGCCTATCGCCGACGCCTATCCCTCCGGGTCGAACGCAAGGAAGTCGGCTTTTTCGCCGGAGGAAGCCACAATCTGATCCCGATCGACGAGTGCCTGCTGGGCGTACCTGCGCTGGCGGGCGGCATTGAACTCGCCCGACGGTGGGTTCGGCGTCTGGAAACTCGAATCAATCGGATCGAGCTTGCCTGGACCGGAGAATCCGACCGGATGGCGCTGATCGGCCAATGTGACGGGGCTCTGGCCGACGGAGATCGCGCCAGCAGCGAAGCGCTGCTGCGCGAAGAATCCCGACTCTCGACTCTCGTTCTGCACGGCCGGGGCTTCTACCACGCGCTCGGCATGGACCGCATCCGAGTCGAACTCCCCGGCGAAGAAATGCATGTCCGCGCAGGCGCTTTCAGCCAGGTCAGTGACAGTGGCAATCACCAGCTGATTTCCACCATGCTCTCTTTCGCCGAGGTGACCTCCGAGACTCGGGTCGCCGATCTCTATGCCGGTGCGGGAAATCTGAGCATCCCGCTGGCTCGATCCGGCGCTTCGGTGCTGGGGATCGAACGCGATCGCCGCGGCATTGAAGCACTCCGAGCGAACGCCGAGCGCCTCCAGCTCCATAATCTCGAGGGCCGGATCGGTCATGTACATCGAACCCTTCCGCGCTATCCGGCGGGCAGCTTTGATCTGATCGTGCTCGATCCACCACGCAGCGGGGCGGCCGAAGCCATCGACGAATTCCTGCGACTTTTGCCCAGAAAGATCGTCTACGTATCCTGCAACCCAACCACGCTTGCACGCGACCTGGGCCGCCTCTGTGTGTCGTACCGAATTGAACAAGTGGTACCGATCGACCTCTTTCCGCAGACACCACACACCGAGGCGGTCGCTCGGCTTGTGCGCAAGAGCTGA